A window from Cryptomeria japonica chromosome 1, Sugi_1.0, whole genome shotgun sequence encodes these proteins:
- the LOC131858072 gene encoding uncharacterized protein LOC131858072 has translation MSLEEDKMQNDNELKEGEQCEERKGRSRGDRDNTNLTRSRSRSRSRSRSRIKTFIGSLYTPLKSVSKELKNALITSAQSYNKLKKDEQCEERKGPSHGDADNNSFARSRSRSRSRSRIKAFIGSLYMPLKSVSKELKNAVITSAQSYSKQKKNEQCEERKEPSHGDGDNNSLGRSRSRFWSRSRIKTLIGYLYTPMKSLGKELKNAAITSAQIYCYTWAFYYHFLLHSLGSALPPPPIYITEINELVLNLNGEPVTQADNDPCLTCKEDFQSNEEMGMMLPCGHRFHGHCISKWLENNNCCPLCRFILHDSNGTMSSPNQNQKSNDEGTSIQTFNIESQNIIQLDLYPEHYNI, from the coding sequence ATGTCGCTGGAAgaggacaaaatgcaaaatgataacGAACTCAAGGAAGGGGAGCAGTGTGAAGAGAGAAAGGGGCGTAGTCGAGGTGATCGTGATAACACCAACCTCACAAGAAGCAGAAGCAGGAGTCGGAGCAGGAGCAGGAGCAGGATAAAAACTTTCATCGGTTCTCTTTACACGCCCTTGAAAAGTGTGAGCAAAGAGCTTAAAAATGCTCTAATAACGTCTGCTCAAAGTTATAACAAACTGAAGAAAGATGAACAGTGTGAAGAGAGAAAGGGACCTAGTCATGGTGATGCCGATAACAACAGTTTTGCtagaagcagaagcagaagcaGGAGTCGGAGCAGGATAAAAGCTTTCATCGGCTCTCTTTACATGCCCTTGAAAAGTGTGAGCAAAGAGCTTAAAAATGCTGTAATAACGTCAGCTCAAAGTTATAGCAAACAGAAGAAAAATGAACAGTGCGAAGAGAGAAAGGAACCTAGTCATGGTGATGGCGATAACAACAGCCTCGGTAGAAGCAGAAGCAGGTTCTGGAGCAGGAGCAGAATTAAGACTCTCATCGGCTATCTTTACACGCCCATGAAAAGCTTGGGCAAAGAGTTAAAGAATGCTGCAATAACGTCAGCTCAAATATACTGCTACACATGGGCATTTTACTACCATTTCCTCCTCCACTCATTGGGAAGCGCCTTACCACCGCCACCAATATACATCACCGAGATCAACGAGCTCGTGCTCAATCTCAATGGAGAGCCTGTTACGCAAGCGGATAATGACCCTTGCTTAACTTGTAAGGAAGATTTTCAGTCAAATGAAGAAATGGGTATGATGCTGCCTTGTGGACACAGATTTCACGGTCACTGTATTTCCAAATGGTTGGAGAATAATAATTGCTGCCCACTGTGTAGATTCATCTTACACGACTCTAATGGCACGATGtcatcaccaaatcaaaaccagaAGAGCAATGATGAAGGCACAAGTATTCAAACCTTTAATATAGAAAGCCAAAATATAATTCAATTAGATTTGTATCCTGAACATTataatatttga